A genomic stretch from Sphingobacterium sp. ML3W includes:
- a CDS encoding SRPBCC domain-containing protein: MMKKLDFTTDIIVEAKPQQVFDAIINVRGWWSENIEGGTEALHDVFSYHYQDIHQCKIKIVEIQHNVKVVWQVLENHFKFTTDKQEWVESYVIFDIIDLDGKTQLKFTHQGLVPDMECYDVCQAAWTYYIHESLKQLILTGQGLATLKESVLSLAEVKEQLLAKQKGKSIYHRLLIKTPIEKVYWAITTQEGLAGWWTPDTIAAPAVGSILRFGFGPDYFKKMEVLVLHPYALVAWQCKEGFEEWIGTTLTFELIPHQQGCTLLFHHDGWDNYSGEFASCSYDWALFFRSLKFLCETGKGFPYPEFNQ; the protein is encoded by the coding sequence ATGATGAAAAAACTGGATTTTACAACCGACATAATCGTTGAAGCGAAACCGCAACAGGTATTTGATGCGATTATCAATGTTCGTGGCTGGTGGTCAGAGAACATTGAAGGGGGGACAGAAGCACTACATGATGTATTTTCTTATCACTACCAGGATATACATCAGTGTAAGATAAAGATAGTTGAAATACAGCACAATGTCAAAGTTGTATGGCAGGTGTTGGAGAACCATTTCAAATTTACGACCGATAAACAGGAATGGGTGGAGAGCTATGTGATATTTGATATTATTGATCTCGACGGTAAGACACAATTAAAATTTACTCATCAGGGGCTTGTACCTGATATGGAATGTTATGATGTTTGTCAGGCAGCCTGGACATATTATATCCATGAAAGTCTGAAGCAATTGATTCTAACAGGGCAGGGACTTGCTACGCTCAAAGAGAGCGTGCTGTCCCTGGCGGAAGTTAAAGAACAATTATTGGCGAAACAAAAGGGTAAAAGCATCTATCATAGATTGCTGATTAAAACCCCAATTGAAAAAGTATACTGGGCAATCACGACTCAAGAAGGGTTGGCAGGCTGGTGGACACCCGATACCATTGCTGCACCCGCGGTAGGTAGCATCTTGCGGTTTGGCTTTGGCCCGGATTATTTCAAAAAGATGGAAGTTCTTGTGTTACATCCCTATGCACTTGTCGCATGGCAATGTAAAGAGGGGTTTGAGGAATGGATAGGCACAACACTGACATTTGAATTAATACCACATCAGCAAGGCTGTACACTTTTATTCCATCATGACGGTTGGGATAATTATAGTGGAGAATTTGCTTCCTGTAGCTATGATTGGGCATTGTTCTTTAGGAGCCTCAAATTTTTGTGCGAAACAGGAAAAGGATTTCCGTACCCTGAATTCAATCAGTAA
- a CDS encoding DUF389 domain-containing protein — protein sequence MNKILQFFDLHPGEERKEAVLDNVINNISFRGANAWILACAIVIASVGLNVNSTAVIIGAMLISPLMGPIVGAGFALGTFDFQLLKKSIKNLLIATLISLIVSYCYFLLSPFKEAQSELLARTSPNIYDVLIALFGGLVGVIAITRVDKGNPIPGVAIATALMPPLCTAGYGLAIGNLSYFAGALFLYIINCVFICIATFTIVKYLRYPKKHYVDPKREKRISQSITLIILALVIPSLYFAYNLLQEKKYTNKVKQFVQQQFSDKGYTVVYEKLLTKPKRLELAFLAKKFSDREIAALKKSMESFGIAQTDLIIRQDSLDLKTTILSEIDKRSAAVNDKDLTIRALNNELAKYQVASPQLDKDLAVLFPELQSYSIGQQQYYAKKDSLANVVAFIYASKNPLAEVQQLKLRLWLKNRFPKDSLQIIDRKVK from the coding sequence ATGAATAAGATACTCCAATTTTTTGATTTACATCCAGGAGAGGAACGAAAAGAAGCCGTTCTTGACAATGTGATCAACAATATTTCATTCCGCGGTGCCAATGCATGGATTTTGGCCTGTGCGATTGTTATTGCCTCTGTCGGCCTCAATGTAAATTCAACCGCGGTAATCATTGGTGCTATGCTTATTTCCCCGTTGATGGGACCGATCGTGGGAGCTGGTTTTGCGCTGGGTACATTTGATTTTCAACTCTTAAAGAAATCGATCAAGAATTTACTGATCGCAACATTGATCAGTCTGATTGTATCATACTGCTATTTTCTCCTGAGCCCATTTAAAGAAGCGCAATCGGAATTGCTCGCGCGTACCTCGCCCAATATCTATGATGTACTTATTGCACTTTTTGGCGGATTGGTCGGGGTTATCGCCATAACCAGGGTAGATAAAGGGAATCCAATACCAGGCGTGGCCATTGCGACAGCGCTGATGCCTCCGCTCTGTACCGCAGGCTATGGACTGGCCATTGGAAATCTAAGTTATTTTGCTGGGGCTTTATTCCTCTACATCATCAATTGTGTATTTATATGTATAGCGACATTTACGATCGTAAAATACCTCAGATATCCCAAGAAACATTATGTTGATCCAAAAAGGGAAAAAAGAATAAGTCAGAGCATCACACTGATTATTCTTGCCTTAGTAATACCAAGCTTATACTTCGCCTATAATCTACTACAAGAGAAGAAATACACGAATAAGGTTAAACAATTTGTTCAGCAACAATTTAGTGATAAAGGTTACACGGTCGTCTACGAAAAATTGCTCACTAAACCGAAACGTTTAGAATTAGCCTTTTTAGCGAAGAAATTTAGTGACCGAGAAATCGCGGCTTTGAAAAAATCCATGGAATCATTTGGTATCGCGCAAACTGATCTGATCATTCGACAGGATAGCCTCGATTTAAAAACAACTATTCTTAGTGAAATCGACAAACGAAGTGCTGCTGTAAATGATAAAGATTTAACCATACGGGCGCTCAACAATGAACTTGCGAAATATCAGGTAGCAAGCCCACAATTAGATAAAGATCTAGCAGTACTTTTTCCAGAACTACAATCCTATAGCATAGGACAACAACAGTATTATGCAAAAAAAGATAGTTTAGCGAATGTCGTTGCCTTTATCTATGCGTCAAAAAATCCTTTAGCTGAAGTACAACAATTAAAATTACGTCTTTGGTTAAAAAACCGTTTTCCAAAAGACAGCCTCCAGATCATAGACAGGAAGGTCAAATAA
- the ribB gene encoding 3,4-dihydroxy-2-butanone-4-phosphate synthase translates to MMENLLEVFGSNAHERVERALTELRKGRGILLIDNEDRENEGDLIFSAEKMNHGDMVQMIRYCSGVICLCLTHEKADELELPYMVNDNSSPFQTPFTVSIDARLGATTGLSAADRLATIKAASAIGASPEDLVRPGHIFPLRAHADGVLGRNGHTEGSIDLMRLAGLQPLSVLCELMNADGSMSRLRQIVAFALKEELTVLSIADIIAYRQSN, encoded by the coding sequence ATGATGGAGAATCTATTGGAAGTATTTGGTAGTAATGCACATGAAAGAGTTGAACGTGCGCTGACAGAACTCCGTAAGGGAAGAGGTATTTTACTCATTGACAATGAAGATCGGGAGAACGAAGGTGATCTTATTTTTTCGGCTGAAAAAATGAACCATGGGGATATGGTGCAGATGATCCGCTATTGCAGTGGTGTAATCTGTCTATGTCTGACGCATGAAAAAGCAGATGAACTGGAATTACCTTATATGGTCAATGACAATTCAAGTCCATTTCAAACGCCGTTTACGGTTTCTATCGATGCAAGATTGGGTGCTACAACTGGGCTTTCGGCTGCGGATAGGCTTGCGACTATAAAAGCAGCCTCTGCGATTGGCGCCAGCCCTGAAGACCTGGTGCGCCCGGGGCATATTTTTCCGTTAAGAGCTCATGCCGATGGCGTACTGGGTAGAAACGGACATACTGAGGGTAGTATCGACCTGATGCGTTTGGCAGGTTTACAGCCGTTGTCGGTATTATGTGAACTTATGAATGCGGATGGTAGCATGTCACGTTTGCGGCAGATTGTGGCATTCGCATTAAAGGAGGAGCTTACTGTCTTGTCAATAGCAGATATTATCGCTTATCGCCAATCGAATTAA
- a CDS encoding siderophore-interacting protein, with protein MNEKNSKKIRSVFTVKDKKYLTPHLIRVVFEINEEQLVWLSGVRSGSNNKLFISTSDDEKPQVRTYTNRQIDLVAKELSIDFVQHGDNGLASAWAINAEVGDRLEICMKESMRTLVPDAAHYLIAGDATALPVIAAILEQLPLGVKVKAFIEVATKEDELVLSTIADVDLEWIHNPHPEQGSVLAERVKAFEFDDNGLARYIYLAAEYDIIKTLRHYFLVEKCWNTKEMYACSYWKIGAKEGEHSDEIKP; from the coding sequence ATGAACGAGAAAAATTCAAAAAAAATACGTTCGGTATTTACTGTGAAAGACAAAAAATACCTAACTCCACATCTGATTCGGGTAGTTTTTGAGATTAACGAAGAACAACTTGTCTGGCTTTCGGGTGTTCGATCCGGTTCCAATAATAAACTGTTTATTTCAACATCGGATGATGAAAAGCCACAAGTAAGAACCTATACAAATCGTCAAATAGATCTTGTTGCAAAGGAACTTTCTATTGATTTTGTCCAGCACGGAGATAATGGCCTGGCATCAGCGTGGGCGATAAATGCTGAGGTTGGGGACCGTTTGGAGATCTGTATGAAAGAAAGTATGAGAACCTTGGTTCCGGATGCCGCACATTATTTAATTGCTGGTGATGCGACCGCTTTACCTGTCATTGCGGCTATTTTGGAACAGCTTCCCTTAGGAGTGAAAGTAAAGGCCTTTATAGAAGTTGCGACAAAAGAAGATGAACTTGTGCTTTCTACGATTGCCGATGTAGATCTGGAATGGATCCATAACCCACATCCCGAACAGGGAAGTGTACTCGCAGAGCGCGTAAAAGCATTTGAATTTGATGACAATGGTTTGGCCAGATATATCTATCTAGCAGCAGAATATGATATCATTAAAACGTTGCGCCATTATTTTCTTGTCGAAAAGTGCTGGAATACAAAAGAGATGTATGCCTGTTCGTATTGGAAAATCGGTGCCAAAGAAGGAGAGCATTCGGATGAGATAAAACCCTAA
- a CDS encoding Crp/Fnr family transcriptional regulator — protein MNDLLISYITSKITVTDEELSTILGFFKPIKLKKNELLLANGEISQRSFFVVKGCLRIFFINENGQEAIRYFAFENQFATALVSFITSEESEEFIQAVEESEIYAISHKDFYHLLDVVPQWEKFYRIYLEIAYVTNTRRLMSFLMQDALEKYRQLLTENPMIVRRMSNKMVASYLNISQETLSRLKSKL, from the coding sequence ATGAATGATCTATTGATATCATATATAACAAGTAAGATAACTGTAACAGATGAAGAACTTAGTACTATACTCGGTTTTTTCAAACCTATCAAATTAAAGAAAAATGAACTATTGCTGGCGAATGGAGAGATTAGCCAGCGTTCATTTTTTGTTGTCAAGGGGTGTCTACGGATCTTTTTTATTAATGAAAATGGACAGGAAGCGATACGTTATTTTGCTTTTGAAAACCAATTTGCGACCGCCCTTGTCAGCTTTATTACCTCGGAAGAATCCGAGGAGTTTATACAGGCTGTAGAAGAATCTGAAATCTATGCGATCAGTCATAAAGATTTTTACCATCTGTTGGATGTTGTTCCACAATGGGAGAAATTTTATCGGATTTATCTGGAAATAGCCTATGTTACCAATACCAGACGTTTAATGTCTTTCCTTATGCAGGATGCGCTGGAAAAATATCGGCAATTGTTGACAGAAAATCCGATGATCGTCCGTAGAATGTCGAATAAAATGGTCGCATCTTATTTAAATATTTCGCAGGAGACACTCAGTCGCTTGAAATCGAAATTGTAG
- a CDS encoding aspartyl protease family protein, producing the protein MNIKIVLSAILIAYCAQSQAQKINFKWEKDSIGERLIDKIAMSVPVTIENKTYAFQFDLGANATLIYDQCFSDAAFIKSKKIDPTSDAGGHTIFTIDDQSFNIGDYPIKNHKLYGLLNHSQGESCGTVGADVFQGKCLIVDFPKQSITVVNEVDKDMDRKTAFVPMNIVNNKAIIPVKIDGKTYNFLYDSGSSIFPIVSYRQNFDRLITNAKAKDELNIRNFNNPLIVKSVEINTAVQIGDNTFGLKEFWYTEDDFFSFKQDNIDGIIGNIFFMDKTIVIDFRNKRFGIIKK; encoded by the coding sequence ATGAACATTAAAATAGTACTATCCGCGATATTGATCGCCTATTGTGCACAATCGCAAGCACAGAAAATCAATTTTAAATGGGAAAAGGATTCTATTGGTGAGAGACTGATCGACAAAATTGCGATGAGCGTACCGGTCACTATAGAAAATAAGACTTATGCTTTTCAGTTTGACCTGGGGGCTAATGCGACATTAATTTATGATCAATGCTTCTCTGACGCGGCATTTATTAAATCGAAAAAGATAGATCCTACTTCTGATGCGGGAGGGCATACTATTTTTACCATTGATGACCAAAGTTTTAATATTGGTGACTATCCGATAAAGAATCATAAGCTCTATGGTCTATTGAATCATAGTCAAGGGGAATCTTGTGGAACAGTTGGAGCAGATGTCTTTCAGGGGAAATGCCTAATTGTTGATTTCCCAAAGCAAAGCATTACTGTTGTTAACGAAGTGGATAAGGATATGGACCGAAAGACGGCATTCGTACCAATGAACATCGTCAATAATAAAGCAATAATCCCCGTGAAGATCGATGGTAAAACGTATAATTTTTTATATGACAGTGGTTCAAGTATATTTCCGATCGTAAGCTACAGACAGAATTTCGATCGTTTAATCACAAATGCAAAAGCTAAAGATGAACTGAATATTCGAAATTTTAATAATCCTCTTATTGTAAAATCTGTTGAGATAAATACGGCAGTCCAGATCGGAGATAACACATTTGGTTTGAAGGAATTTTGGTATACTGAAGATGATTTCTTCTCCTTTAAACAAGATAATATTGATGGGATTATCGGCAATATCTTCTTTATGGATAAAACGATTGTTATTGATTTTAGAAATAAAAGATTTGGCATTATAAAAAAGTAG
- a CDS encoding TCR/Tet family MFS transporter — MIDNSKKKAAIGFIFITLLIDITGWGIIIPVVPKLIEELIHSDISEAAKYGGWLGFAYAFTQFIFSPVVGNLSDKYGRRPIILISLFGFAVDYIFLALAPSIGWLFLGRVIAGLTGASFTTASAYIADISTDEDRAKNFGLIGAAFGLGFIIGPVIGGLLGHYGARVPFYAAAGLCLLNFLYGYFILPESLDKDKRRAFDWKRANPIGSFRFLGKHPEISGLIVALILIYIAGHAVQSNWNFFTMYKFNWTERMVGISLGVIGLLIGLVQGVLIRWTTPKLGEQKSIYYGLIFYAIGLLLFAFANQGWMMFVFLIPYCLGGICGPALQSVITKNVPSNEQGELQGALTSLMSATSIIGPPMMTNLFYFFTHDNAPFKFSGAPFFLAFILMTISVIIVYSAFRRKNKEQLEN; from the coding sequence ATGATTGACAACTCCAAGAAAAAGGCCGCCATAGGCTTTATATTTATCACTTTACTTATCGATATCACAGGATGGGGTATTATCATTCCAGTGGTTCCAAAATTGATTGAAGAACTGATCCACAGCGACATCAGTGAAGCTGCAAAGTACGGTGGCTGGCTGGGTTTCGCTTATGCTTTTACACAGTTTATATTCTCTCCTGTAGTAGGTAATCTGAGTGACAAATATGGACGAAGACCGATTATTTTGATTTCTTTATTCGGCTTTGCAGTAGACTACATTTTTCTCGCCCTCGCCCCTTCGATAGGTTGGCTATTTTTGGGACGGGTTATTGCAGGATTGACTGGAGCAAGTTTCACAACCGCCAGTGCTTATATCGCGGATATTTCTACCGATGAGGATCGGGCCAAAAACTTTGGATTAATTGGTGCTGCCTTCGGATTGGGTTTTATTATTGGCCCCGTCATCGGAGGATTGCTTGGCCATTACGGTGCACGAGTTCCTTTTTACGCTGCCGCAGGTTTATGTCTATTGAATTTTCTGTATGGGTATTTTATTCTGCCCGAAAGTTTAGACAAAGATAAGCGACGGGCTTTTGACTGGAAGCGCGCAAATCCCATCGGATCCTTTCGATTTTTGGGAAAACACCCCGAGATTTCAGGTTTGATCGTCGCATTGATCCTGATCTATATTGCGGGCCATGCCGTACAGAGTAACTGGAATTTCTTTACCATGTACAAATTTAACTGGACCGAAAGGATGGTTGGTATCTCACTTGGGGTCATCGGTTTATTGATCGGTCTGGTACAAGGCGTCTTAATACGTTGGACCACACCAAAACTCGGTGAGCAAAAAAGCATTTATTATGGACTGATATTTTATGCGATAGGACTCTTATTGTTTGCATTTGCCAATCAAGGTTGGATGATGTTTGTCTTTCTTATCCCTTATTGCCTAGGTGGAATATGTGGTCCTGCACTGCAATCTGTCATTACTAAAAATGTCCCATCGAATGAACAGGGAGAACTTCAGGGAGCGTTAACCAGTTTAATGAGTGCAACATCGATTATAGGCCCTCCAATGATGACCAATCTGTTTTACTTTTTTACACATGATAATGCGCCATTCAAATTCTCCGGAGCGCCTTTTTTCCTCGCGTTTATTCTAATGACAATCAGTGTGATTATCGTATATTCAGCCTTCAGACGAAAGAATAAAGAACAGCTTGAAAATTAA
- a CDS encoding OsmC family protein codes for MSFKHYFKASLTWFHQEQSTSLPKVYNKSHRISIQGKADLQVSAAKAFKGDPTLYNPEDLLLSSLVSCHMMSYLYVCSKNNIEVISYTDNAEAVLETSPDASGRFVQVDLFPEVIISDPDKIVLATSLHHEANQLCFIANSCNFPVRHHAVCHAI; via the coding sequence ATGAGTTTCAAACATTACTTTAAGGCCAGTTTAACATGGTTTCATCAGGAACAGTCTACATCCTTACCAAAGGTATATAATAAGAGCCATCGGATTTCCATCCAGGGCAAGGCAGATTTACAGGTCTCAGCGGCAAAAGCTTTCAAGGGTGACCCAACATTATATAACCCCGAAGATCTTTTACTGAGTAGCCTTGTTTCCTGCCATATGATGTCTTATCTATATGTATGTTCCAAAAATAACATCGAGGTGATTTCGTACACGGACAATGCCGAGGCGGTATTAGAAACCAGCCCTGATGCAAGTGGCAGATTTGTGCAGGTTGATCTGTTTCCAGAAGTCATTATTTCAGATCCTGATAAAATAGTATTGGCGACATCACTACATCACGAAGCAAATCAACTTTGCTTTATAGCCAATTCCTGTAACTTCCCGGTACGACATCATGCTGTTTGCCACGCTATTTAA
- a CDS encoding DinB family protein: MSTPLIQLWLYNDWANNLLIEKMKQEAEKTPSVCLQLFSHIMNAQLIWLYRLNGEKPPVGVWDEHSLLTCEHYHQLASSGFKEKVYVDAAEIATIISYTNTKHEQFQNSFGDILLHVFNHGTYHRAQIASEMRRNGLDPINTDYISFVRI; encoded by the coding sequence ATGTCAACTCCGCTAATACAATTATGGTTATATAACGATTGGGCGAATAACCTGCTCATCGAGAAAATGAAACAGGAAGCCGAAAAAACTCCTTCAGTTTGTTTACAATTATTCAGTCATATAATGAATGCACAGCTGATATGGTTATATCGACTGAATGGAGAAAAACCTCCCGTAGGTGTTTGGGATGAGCATAGTTTATTAACATGTGAACACTACCATCAACTGGCTTCTTCGGGATTTAAGGAAAAGGTCTACGTTGATGCTGCTGAGATCGCTACAATCATATCCTATACCAATACAAAGCATGAACAGTTCCAGAATTCGTTTGGAGACATCCTGTTACATGTATTTAATCATGGCACTTATCACAGAGCGCAGATAGCCTCAGAAATGAGGAGAAATGGACTTGATCCGATCAACACAGATTATATTTCGTTTGTTCGAATATAG
- a CDS encoding AhpC/TSA family protein, whose translation MFLLFPILTFAQNNYFITGKVDQLKDSSRLFLVYNSDGVSFVDSTETKGGRFTFKGQLAYPVYSALYLHKNPYVNKLQPSEKLDYFRFYLEAAQIGMNAKDSLKNIVMNGSKLNTENAELLEMKKTVDNKFDALNKEFSKLPLEQQKDSVIFAQFLAREMNLMDENYSVYLDFARSHPDSYLSVIGLSFVAGQEKFYASAKSAFEGLSSRLKESPLGKVIPLQLEAQSKTKVGQQAPDLTLKNPEGKTIKISDFSGKYLLLDFWASWCGPCRAENPNLVKAYQKYHDKGFDILGISLDDAARKAAWIDAIKGDSLLWAQVSDLGGWDSYAAKIYGINAIPASFLLDPKGKIIARNLRAEELQNMLKRIFADLPTP comes from the coding sequence ATGTTTTTACTATTTCCTATTTTGACCTTTGCTCAGAATAATTACTTCATTACAGGCAAAGTAGATCAGTTGAAAGATAGCAGTAGGCTTTTTCTGGTTTATAACAGTGATGGTGTCTCGTTTGTTGATTCCACAGAAACGAAAGGGGGACGCTTTACGTTTAAGGGGCAGCTCGCGTATCCGGTTTATTCTGCGCTTTATCTCCATAAAAACCCCTATGTGAACAAGCTACAGCCCAGTGAGAAGCTGGATTACTTCCGCTTTTATCTGGAAGCTGCTCAAATCGGGATGAATGCGAAGGATTCACTAAAAAATATTGTAATGAATGGATCCAAACTCAATACGGAAAATGCAGAGCTTCTAGAGATGAAAAAAACTGTTGACAATAAATTCGACGCATTAAATAAAGAATTTTCCAAACTTCCACTAGAACAACAGAAAGATTCTGTCATATTTGCCCAGTTTCTCGCACGGGAAATGAATCTTATGGATGAAAATTACAGTGTCTACCTGGATTTTGCTAGAAGCCATCCCGATTCATACCTCAGTGTAATTGGTTTAAGTTTTGTCGCAGGTCAGGAGAAATTTTATGCATCGGCCAAGTCAGCGTTTGAAGGTCTTTCGAGTAGGCTAAAAGAAAGTCCTCTGGGCAAGGTGATTCCGTTGCAACTGGAAGCCCAGTCCAAGACCAAAGTCGGGCAGCAGGCGCCAGACCTAACGCTCAAAAACCCGGAGGGGAAAACCATCAAAATTTCGGATTTTTCGGGAAAGTATTTACTCTTGGATTTTTGGGCGAGTTGGTGTGGTCCTTGTCGTGCAGAAAATCCGAACCTTGTAAAAGCTTATCAAAAATATCATGACAAAGGATTTGATATACTGGGAATCTCCCTGGACGATGCGGCACGGAAAGCTGCCTGGATCGATGCAATAAAAGGAGATAGCCTATTATGGGCTCAGGTTTCGGATCTAGGGGGCTGGGACAGTTATGCAGCAAAAATTTATGGAATTAATGCTATTCCTGCCAGTTTTCTGCTCGATCCGAAGGGTAAAATAATCGCCCGTAATCTAAGGGCTGAGGAATTACAAAATATGCTGAAGAGGATCTTCGCGGATCTACCGACTCCGTAA
- a CDS encoding VTT domain-containing protein, translating to MDVFFEFLNNLTNPDWIVSHGGLYLLLFIIFAETGILIGFFLPGDPILFIAGMIVSNMSISPSEQVPTLLYWIVLVSLAAILGNFVGYWCGKIFGKRIMSMEDSWFFKKSYIFKAQEFYEKRGGGAIVLARFLPIVRTFAPIVAGIVGMEFRKFVLYNVIGAVVWSGSLVTLGYLLGENVWVKENLELVIIVIVLIATAPVIIKAFTSKDKAKIAQ from the coding sequence ATGGATGTTTTTTTTGAATTTCTAAATAACCTCACAAATCCAGACTGGATTGTTTCCCATGGAGGTTTGTATCTTCTGTTGTTTATTATTTTTGCTGAGACAGGTATACTCATTGGCTTTTTCCTTCCTGGAGATCCTATTCTTTTCATTGCAGGAATGATTGTTTCCAATATGAGCATTTCGCCTTCGGAACAGGTGCCTACCTTACTATATTGGATTGTGCTTGTATCGTTGGCTGCAATTCTGGGTAACTTTGTTGGATATTGGTGTGGGAAGATCTTTGGGAAAAGAATCATGAGCATGGAGGATAGCTGGTTTTTCAAAAAGAGCTATATCTTTAAAGCACAGGAGTTTTACGAAAAAAGGGGCGGAGGTGCTATTGTGCTTGCAAGGTTTCTTCCTATTGTTCGGACTTTTGCTCCAATTGTCGCTGGTATTGTTGGGATGGAGTTCAGAAAATTTGTGTTGTACAATGTGATTGGTGCGGTTGTCTGGTCAGGGAGTCTAGTTACACTTGGTTATTTGTTAGGTGAGAATGTATGGGTGAAGGAGAATCTGGAGCTTGTTATTATCGTTATCGTTTTGATAGCAACGGCACCAGTCATTATAAAAGCATTTACTTCGAAAGACAAAGCAAAGATTGCCCAATAA
- a CDS encoding DUF6157 family protein, with product MKFHSTNYFDTFIEVAEDTQVSKGTVPPIRNRKTIAEIQYELITQFPYRYTSDELLFQIYADRNALNEADYQEAKNIFFSKGQACLRASPLTKIYGFGIHSNHDGKIAGYGMETKEYRNFINDATTKKVKAMKSNK from the coding sequence ATGAAATTTCATTCCACCAACTACTTTGACACATTTATTGAAGTAGCTGAAGATACACAAGTATCCAAAGGAACAGTCCCTCCTATAAGAAATAGAAAGACAATAGCGGAAATACAATATGAACTGATCACACAATTTCCATATAGATACACTTCCGATGAACTTCTTTTTCAGATTTATGCTGATCGCAACGCACTTAATGAAGCAGACTATCAAGAGGCAAAGAATATATTCTTTTCAAAAGGGCAAGCTTGCCTACGTGCATCTCCACTTACAAAAATCTATGGGTTTGGAATCCATAGTAATCACGATGGCAAAATAGCAGGCTATGGAATGGAAACCAAAGAGTACCGAAATTTTATAAATGACGCGACCACAAAGAAAGTGAAGGCGATGAAATCAAACAAATAG